The window GGGTGAGATTGATGGTGGTACAACTATGGTTGCAATCAAGCGTGGAAATCCGCTATCTGAGCAAGGTGTGCACGAATTCCAAACGGAGATTGAAATGCTCTCAAAACTACGACACCGACACCTTGTTTCATTGATTGGTTATTGTGAAGAAAACTGTGAAATGATCCTTGTGTATGATTACATGGCTTATGGAACTCTCCGTGAGCATCTCTACAAGACCCAAAAGCCACCTTTGCCATGGAAGCAGAGACTTGAAATCTGCATTGGGGCTGCTCGTGGTTTGCATTATCTTCATACGGGTGCCAAGCATACTATTATCCACCGTGATGTCAAGACAACCAACATTCtcttagatgaaaagtgggttgCAAAGGTATCTGATTTCGGATTGTCAAAAACAGGTCCTACATTGGATCACACTCATGTCAGTACAGTAGTGAAAGGTAGTTTTGGGTATCTCGATCCGGAGTACTTTAGGCGGCAGCAACTGACAGAAAAATCTGATGTATACTCGTTTGGAGTTGTTCTGTTTGAGATTTTATGTGCTCGTCCTGCTTTGAACCCAACACTACCAAAGGAGCAAGTGAGTTTGGCGGAGTGGGCTTTCCATTGCCATCAGAAGGGCAATCTTGATCAGATTATTGATCCATATCTCAAGGGAAAGATTGCTCCTGAGTGTCTAAAAAAGGTAGCAGAAACAGCAGTAAAGTGTGTGGCTGATCAGGGAATTGACAGGCCATCAATGGGTGATGTCCTATGGAACCTTGAATTTGCTCTGCAGCTCCAagagagtgctgaagagagtgGTAAAGGTTTTGTCGGGATGGACTTAGAAGACGGAGCATTTGATAAAGGAAAGAAGGATCCTGATTCATCCACAGGCTTTGATGGGCATGTAACAGATTCAAGAAGCTCTGGCATGTCAATGAGCATTGGTGGACGAAGTCTAGCGAGTACAGACTCAGATGGTTTGACTCCTAGTGCTGTTTTCTCTCAAATCATGAACCCAAAAGGACGATGAGATAATCCCTCCCTGGTTACACTTTTCTACAGGTCGATACCCAGCTAGGCAATGTGATTCACACTGCCTGGTAACTACTCTCTCATTTGTATCTTATTCTTTTCTACCTTAATGttttattatcttcatatgGCTTTCCATCAAATATGTACTATAATTTGTATCTACGGTACTGCTACATCCAGGTAATAGCATATGCGTAATTTAGTATGTAAGagtttatttttgtatatatttttagctATACTTTCTACCTGACTGCTATATATTCGTGTATGCTGGTTTTGAAGTAATATAGTGTGTCGTCTATGCTTATCCTACACCACGATTCGATAGAGTTATATATGCCGAGCAAAGTTTATCAATTTTAGCTAAGGGATATGTGAAAGTGTTCAAGTTATCAGTTTTCGTGACATTTTGCAATTCTATCACCAGCTGGCTTGTTTTGTACTAATGTCGTATATCTGGCATTGCTGCGGACAGCACACCAGAAAGGAAGAGAATGAAAAGAGCATCACATTCACATGGATGGGTGCCGGCGCTCTAGAAAGGCAAGATGGATTCCAAGTTGTTGgtttctttttcaaaacttgCACATGAGTCGTGTAGTTTTGGTTTTGACATTGGTTTCTTTCAATTATTTCtagttttgattttgaattatgtGCTTATATATATACGCTCATTATACGGTCATGCCCAAATGTTGCGTAAAACTAAAATCCGCGTTCAAATTATGAGTTGTACAGAACAAATCACGATTTACGGTAGGCATAAACTCCAAACTCCGATCACAATAATACCAATAACTTAAACAATATCCAGGGTTATagtagcacaaactctgatcacAATAATGTAAGTCTCAATAATACAAGTCATAATGTAAGTCTCAATAATACAAGTCACTTAAATATTTGGAGGAGATCATTGTTACATTGTCGTCATCATATTTAAATGTGACAACCGGGCCATCCAATATATATCCCAAAATTTGTAAAATCGTGTTTAGATTATTATttgtactagcctttaacccgtgcgaagcacgggcggatataaaattcgtaatttattaattataatttaaattttaacatcattttaatagtattttagaattgttgaattggattttaactaaaattcgtaatttattaattataatttaaattttaacatcattttaatagtattttagaattgatgaattggattttaacccgattatatttaccaactgattatattttttggatgactaaaaattataccaatgtcgatttattataatgtagtatataaattatatttaaaagaataatagtGATGTTTTTATCCTCTACTACatctcaagtgtttgtaatttaaatggTATAAAATTCTTTAATGTTGTAAGAGCAAGAGAAGTTTACATGTGATAGACTTGTAGTTACAAcagagatgaccaaaccaaaattttgtacgactacaaattaaacctatgttggcttattatagtatagtatagattggtCACAGTAGTATAAATCAAATGTGACGACCGGACCATCCAATATATATCCAAAAATTTGTAAAACCGCGTTTAGATTATCATTTGTATTGGTCACAGTATTATAAATCACGTGTGACTACTGAGCCATCTAATATATATCCAAAAAGTTGTAAAATCCgaattcaaattataaattgtATTGAATACCGATCACTCTATTACAGATCACAGGTTATAATAGCACAAACTCCTATCACAACAATACAAATCATTTAGATAAATATTTAAGAAATCTTCGGGCTATCAGAAGAAAAACTGGCATCTTCATGCTATtctgatattaaaatttgatagaagtAAAATTGGAACAAGTTAACCGGAATGTCACCGGGCCATCCAAGGTAAAGTTCCGTTACAAGTTCCCAATATTCACTTTATTCGCATTTTATTTGAGCAAATACACGTTATAAAGacataaatttataatcaaaGTAACACATACTCCATATGTATTATAGTCCTTATTCCTTGTATAACTAAAGATTCATGAAAAACCAACTAGATACAACAAAAGCCCGTGAGAGATAACAGGCTACTCCACTAAGAAGTAAGAACATTTCAATACCATTATTTTAATCTTTTCcgaaacaaaaaaagaaaggaCAAAATCAATCAACTTATGTAACACTTTACAATCCGAGGGGAGGACACAACGATACTTGCACATGATACTAACACCGGGCAGCTCATGAATTCAAAATAGTAGCCATCTTCTTCTGCAGCTCCGGCTTGTTAGCCCCGACAAGTTTGTCAAATTGCTGCCCATCTCTAAGGAAGAAGAAAGTTGGAGTGGCTTTGATATCCCACTGTGTACTAAATTCCTGCACAACCGAAGATATCTTCATCAATAAATTTAGCTAAACCTAACATGTAACATTGTAACAGATCCATAAGCATCTTCACCACAGAGTATAACTTTTGCACTAGACAGGCAGCACCATCAAGCATTCAGATGAGATGGATTCCCTAGGGAGTAAATGTAGTCGCAATTAAGAACATGAAGACAAGTTCATAACCGTGTTGCATTACTTACAGTGAGTTCATCAACATCAATGGCTAAAAACATAATAGATGGGTGAGTCTCAGATAGCTCCCGGTAGTACGGCGCAATCATTCTACAAGGACCACACCATGATGCACTAAAGTTTGCAATTACCTGTTTAACAAGAACCAACAATAGATGAGTACTATAACTGGGGTAATAACTGTCTATGGTAAACCATGAATCATGCTTAAACCCTATAAACCATCTAGAAAATATCTGGAATTACAAATGAAGCGCTTTACTGTCAACTGTCAAGATTCTACAGCTTAACCCCTGAAGCTTCATAACTTAAAATTCTTACCCCGAAAAATAAAAACCATGTGTTACCCTCACATGCTCTCAAGTTTCTTTGTCTAAAATAGCAAAACTTGAATGTTTCATGTGCATCAAAAGATTGTCTTCACCTAAGAAGCAAGAATACTGGCGTGGGGGTGCGAGCATGTAGTATTGGGATACAAGGATTTGACTAACATGATAATATGGGGATTCAACACctataaaataatacaaatatatatattgatgttgTAGTACATATGTATCCAATAACTTATAGTATATTGTTTATCAatgtaagattattttaattacttaCTGATTATTCGTTAGTCAATCTTATATTATCATGAGTATTGTAGTCTGTATAGCTATAAACTCATAATTATGTAAATAGTTAAATTCACTTGTAGTAGGGAATAAAACTTCATAAACTGAGTTTGACTAGTAATAGTCTGGGCTCATACAAGTATAAGTTCAATcattattcttaatttttttccaatttcTTATAAATTACTGAATTAACTTAATTGTAAGGTAGAAGTCTCCATTTTATCTCTTTTTGAATCTAAAccccccatatatatatattgctaaATTAAAAATTCCATATTTCTGTTCATTATCTAAATATAGATTATAGCCTCCACAGTAACATCACCAGCCTATCGTGTGCTTGAAAGATTAGATCTATACATCACGGGCTATATTATTGCTTTTTTAACCACTTAGCTTTAGGT of the Daucus carota subsp. sativus chromosome 4, DH1 v3.0, whole genome shotgun sequence genome contains:
- the LOC108216017 gene encoding thioredoxin H-type — protein: MGFCSCFSKDKNDGDDSNHHVDFAGGNIQLITGKDMWDEKIAEAKRDGKIVIANFSASWCGPCRMIAPYYRELSETHPSIMFLAIDVDELTEFSTQWDIKATPTFFFLRDGQQFDKLVGANKPELQKKMATILNS